A DNA window from Camelina sativa cultivar DH55 chromosome 17, Cs, whole genome shotgun sequence contains the following coding sequences:
- the LOC109129944 gene encoding uncharacterized protein LOC109129944 yields the protein MAEEVPPAPPEIGVTLAALQTGLEQLPDRLTRIELMNPPREDPLPARRPRREPASDQSDEDFEPRPRRRHRYDDQDDEGPRRYEPNHKMVPPTFAGKSDPEAYLEWESRMDHLYSCHAYPELRKVQYAVAQFTDHALTWWDRLEAEQRRNRDRPITVWEVLKAEMRRRYVPPYYHRELQKKFRRLTQGARNVEEYYEEFEHLRNRLQVDDSEESLMAQFLDGLQERIARKVERQPYQTFEELLHLSVQIETQIKKKSASAPRGRTQGATNWTPNASPSNRLPEKPKATSADSRFKPREPATNERQDPRRNTTDVRSRDIVCFKCQGRGHYARDCPNARTMILTEAGEIESDDEATKEIVRGEAELEEAVTEPEVGELLMIRRILNAGVATDAFVVVYFDDILVYSSSLIDHVKHLEAVLXTNVTTFSTRDALAXVKEQVTVPFSIGPYKDQVLCDVVPMQASHLLLGHPWXTPTSITQVRSFHGLASFYRRSWWFSRGLTXFEVECDASGVGVGAVLDQGGKPVAYFSEKLSGATLNYPTYDKELYALVRAMEVFQHYLLAREFVIHTDHETLKYLRXLERQVKELMAQGYVRESLCLCAVPVLLVTKKDGSWRMCVDCRAVXH from the exons ATGGCCGAAGAAGTTCCACCAGCGCCACCAGAGATTGGTGTCACCCTCGCCGCATTACAAACCGGCCTAGAGCAACTTCCTGATCGCCTCACgaggattgaacttatgaaTCCTCCTCGCGAAGATCCGTTACCCGCGAGGCGACCACGACGCGAGCCAGCGAGTGATCAGTCCGATGAGGACTTTGAACCGAGGCCTAGACGACGACACCGCTATGATGATCAAGACGACGAAGGTCCGAGACGTTATGAGCCGAACCACAAGATGGTCCCACCAACGTTCGCAGGCAAGTCAGACCCCGAGGCCTATCTTGAATGGGAAAGTCGCATGGACCACTTATACTCGTGCCATGCCTATCCGGAGCTACGAAAGGTCCAATATGCGGTGGCACAATTCACCGATCACGCCCTTACCTGGTGGGATCGACTGGAGGCTGAACAACGACGCAACCGCGACCGACCTATCACTGTTTGGGAGGTCTTGAAAGCAGAGATGCGAAGGCGCTACGTGCCTCCCTACTACCACCGCGAGCTCCAGAAGAAGTTTCGGCGACTAACGCAAGGCGCACGGAACGTGGAGGAGTATTACGAAGAATTTGAACACTTGCGCAACCGGTTGCAAGTCGATGACTCCGAAGAGTCACTCATGGCTCAGTTCTTGGACGGATTGCAAGAACGCATTGCACGCAAGGTCGAGCGCCAACCCTATCAAACCTTTGAGGAGTTATTGCATCTCTCGGTGCAAATTGAgactcaaatcaagaagaagagcgcctCTGCGCCTCGTGGCCGAACTCAAGGAGCTACCAATTGGACTCCTAACGCGTCGCCATCAAACCGATTGCCGGAAAAACCAAAGGCGACCAGCGCGGACTCAAGGTTCAAACCTAGGGAGCCGGCCACCAATGAGCGCCAAGATCCGCGACGCAACACCACCGACGTCCGGAGCCGCGACATTGTAtgtttcaagtgtcaagggagaggccattacgctcgtgattgtccgaacgcACGGACAATGATACTGACCGAGGCTGGCGAGATCGAGTCCGACGATGAGGCCACCAAAGAGATTGTGCGAGGAGAAGCCGAGCTGGAAGAAGCTGTTACAGAACCCGAGGTGGGAGAACTGCTCATGATACGCCGCATCCTGAACGCTGGTGTAGCCACGGATGCNTTCgtagtggtttattttgatgatatattggtatATAGCTCTAGTTTGATTGATCATGTTAAACACCTAGAGGCCGTCTTGTNAACCAACGTGACAACATTTTCCACACgagatgcact GGCCAGNGTAAAGGAACAGGTCACGGTCCCATTCAGTATCGGTCCGTATAAGGATCAAGTCCTTTGTGATGTAGTgcctatgcaagctagccacctttTATTGGGGCACCCATGGNCCACGCCAACGAGCATCACTCAAGTCCGATCGTTCCACGGCCTAGCCAGCTTTTACCGGAG GTCTTGGTGGTTCTCTAGAGGCCTTACCANTTTTGAAGTTGAGTGCGATGCGTCGGGAGTCGGGGTCGGAGCTGTCCTGGATCAAGGAGGCAAACCGGTGGCGTACTTTAGTGAAAAGCTTAGTGGAGCCACGCTCAACTACCCTACGTATGACAAGGAGTTATACGCCCTCGTTCGTGCCATGGAGGTTTTTCAACATTATTTATTggcgagagagtttgtgattcacactgaTCACGAAACTCTCAAGTACCTCCGTNAGCTTGAGCGACAAGTCAAAGAGCTCATGGCGCAAGGTTACGTCCGAGAGAGTTTGTGTCTGTGTGCCGTACCAGTGCTCCTAGTCACGAAGAAAGACGGGTCATGGAGGATGTGCGTTGACTGTCGAGCCGTCCNTCATTGA